Proteins found in one Muntiacus reevesi chromosome 2, mMunRee1.1, whole genome shotgun sequence genomic segment:
- the FCAR gene encoding immunoglobulin alpha Fc receptor has protein sequence MAPRDTTFFCLVLCLGQRIQAQDGNFPIPSISAMPSSVIPWNGSVKILCQGTLESYLYQLEILENLTYRVVEKKLGFQEVAEFVINHMDTNTAGRYQCRYGKEHRWSAPSEALELVVTGLYDKPFLSTDGGQVAMPGENISLRCGSAHVSFDRFSLSRPGGATLSRHRDARLQGDFTLGPVNLSFSGVYMCYGWHSGRPYVWSAPSNALELVVTGTTSQDHTTENWIRLGMAGLVLIVLLAILAENQRGPQVLHQKDQQDLPDLSWSRQESQTEWTFRLTPKDHQGYS, from the exons ATGGCCCCCAGAGATACCACCTTCTTCTGTCTCG TGCTCTGTCTTGGCCAGAGGATTCAGGCCCAGGATG GGAACTTTCCCATTCCTAGCATATCTGCTATGCCCAGTTCTGTGATTCCCTGGAATGGGTCGGTGAAGATCTTGTGCCAGGGAACCCTTGAGTCTTACCTGTACCAGCTGGAGATCCTGGAAAACCTCACCTACAGAGTGGTGGAGAAGAAGCTGGGATTTCAGGAGGTGGCAGAGTTCGTCATTAACCACATGGATACAAACACCGCAGGGCGTTATCAGTGCCGGTATGGGAAAGAACACCGCTGGTCAGCGCCTAGCGAAGCCCTGGAGCTGGTGGTGACAG gCTTGTACGACAAACCCTTTCTCTCCACTGATGGGGGCCAGGTGGCGATGCCAGGGGAGAATATTTCCCTCCGGTGCGGCTCAGCACACGTGTCGTTCGACAGATTTTCACTGAGCAGGCCGGGAGGAGCCACCCTGTCACGGCACCGAGATGCGAGACTCCAGGGGGACTTCACTCTGGGTCCTGTGAACCTCAGCTTCTCAGGAGTCTACATGTGCTATGGCTGGCACAGTGGCCGCCCCTATGTATGGTCAGCCCCCAGCAATGCCCTGGAGTTGGTGGTCACAG GTACCACGAGCCAAGATCACACGACAGAGAACTGGATTCGGTTGGGCATGGCAGGGCTGGTCCTCATAGTCCTCTTGGCCATTCTGGCTGAAAATCAGCGTGGCCCTCAGGTTCTACACCAGAAAGACCAgcaagatcttcctgacctgagcTGGAGTCGACAGGAAAGTCAGACAGAATGGACCTTTAGACTAACTCCTAAGGACCACCAGGGATATTCCTAG